From the genome of Gemmatimonadota bacterium, one region includes:
- a CDS encoding carbon-monoxide dehydrogenase large subunit, with protein MAPKTSAEVSGMGHAMKRKEDPRFIRGQGRYVDDIQLPGMLYLDIVRSPFAHAKITNIDTDAALKVPGVAAVITGKTLEQYNLHWMPTLMSDTQMVLPIDTVMYQAQEVAAVVATSRYAAADGVAAVEVDYDPLPVVVDPFKALEPGAPVLRTDKKDKKDNRIFHWEVGDKDGTAKALASSDVVVKQDIYLPRIHVASIETCGCVADFNPTTGKLTVYMTTQAPHAIRTVVALVAGHVGLSEEKIRIISPDIGGGFGGKVPVYPGYVIAIAASVVTGKPIKWIEDRMENLQADSFARDYHMTAEIGAKKDGTMRALRIRTVADHGYADAAANPSKFPAGLFSICTGSYDLQHAFAEVDGVYTNKPPGGIAYRCSFRVTEAVHAIERMTDVLAHELKMDPAELRMKNFIPADRFPYKSPLGWEYDSGNYQGALRKAMDLIGYADLRKEQAEKRKRGELMGIGISSFTEIVGAGPSHTYDILGIKMFDSAEIRIHPTAKATARFGTKSQGQGHETTYAQIVAEELGIPAAHVEVEEGDTDTAPYGLGTYASRSTPTAGAAAAMAARKIRDKARKIAAHLLEVSEDDLEWETGKFFVKGAPQKAKTIQEIAFAAYTNHPQGMEAGLEAVDYYDPPNLTFPFGSYI; from the coding sequence ATGGCGCCCAAGACATCGGCGGAGGTCAGCGGAATGGGGCACGCGATGAAGCGTAAGGAGGACCCGCGCTTCATCCGGGGACAGGGGCGGTACGTCGACGACATCCAGCTCCCCGGCATGCTGTATCTGGACATCGTGCGCAGCCCGTTCGCCCACGCCAAGATCACCAACATCGATACGGACGCGGCCCTGAAGGTGCCCGGCGTCGCGGCGGTAATCACTGGGAAGACGCTGGAGCAGTACAACCTGCACTGGATGCCGACCCTGATGTCGGATACGCAGATGGTGCTGCCGATCGACACGGTGATGTATCAGGCGCAGGAGGTGGCGGCGGTGGTCGCGACGTCGCGCTACGCGGCGGCCGACGGGGTGGCGGCGGTCGAGGTCGACTACGATCCGCTTCCCGTGGTTGTCGATCCCTTCAAGGCCCTGGAACCCGGCGCGCCCGTGCTCCGCACGGACAAGAAGGACAAGAAGGACAACCGCATCTTCCACTGGGAGGTGGGCGACAAGGACGGGACGGCCAAGGCGCTGGCCTCGTCGGACGTGGTCGTGAAGCAGGACATCTACCTGCCGCGCATTCACGTGGCGTCCATCGAGACGTGCGGGTGCGTGGCCGATTTCAATCCGACCACCGGCAAGCTCACGGTCTACATGACGACGCAGGCTCCGCACGCCATCCGCACGGTCGTGGCGCTGGTGGCGGGGCATGTCGGCCTCTCGGAGGAGAAGATCCGGATCATCTCGCCCGACATCGGCGGCGGGTTCGGTGGGAAGGTGCCGGTCTACCCCGGGTACGTGATCGCCATCGCGGCCTCGGTCGTGACCGGCAAGCCGATCAAGTGGATCGAGGACCGCATGGAGAACCTCCAGGCGGACTCGTTCGCGCGCGACTACCACATGACGGCGGAGATCGGCGCCAAGAAGGACGGTACCATGAGGGCGCTCCGCATCAGGACCGTGGCCGATCACGGCTACGCCGACGCGGCAGCCAACCCGTCCAAGTTCCCGGCCGGGCTGTTCTCGATCTGCACGGGGTCGTACGACCTGCAACACGCCTTCGCCGAGGTGGACGGCGTCTACACTAACAAGCCGCCGGGCGGCATCGCGTACCGCTGCTCGTTCCGGGTGACGGAGGCGGTGCACGCCATCGAGCGGATGACCGACGTGCTGGCGCACGAGCTGAAGATGGATCCGGCGGAGCTGCGGATGAAGAACTTCATCCCGGCCGACCGCTTCCCCTACAAGTCCCCGCTCGGCTGGGAGTACGACAGCGGCAATTACCAGGGCGCGCTCCGGAAGGCGATGGACCTGATCGGCTACGCCGATCTCCGGAAGGAGCAGGCCGAAAAGCGGAAGCGCGGGGAACTGATGGGGATCGGGATTTCGAGCTTCACCGAGATAGTGGGCGCGGGGCCCTCCCACACGTACGACATCCTCGGCATCAAGATGTTCGACTCGGCGGAGATCCGGATCCACCCGACGGCCAAGGCGACCGCGCGGTTCGGCACGAAATCGCAGGGCCAGGGGCACGAGACGACGTACGCCCAGATCGTGGCCGAGGAGCTGGGGATCCCCGCGGCGCACGTCGAGGTGGAGGAGGGCGACACCGACACGGCGCCCTACGGCCTCGGCACGTACGCCAGCCGCTCGACGCCCACGGCGGGTGCGGCGGCGGCGATGGCGGCGCGCAAGATCCGCGACAAGGCCAGGAAGATCGCGGCGCACCTGCTCGAGGTGAGCGAGGACGACCTCGAGTGGGAGACGGGGAAGTTCTTCGTGAAGGGCGCGCCGCAGAAGGCCAAGACGATCCAGGAGATCGCGTTCGCGGCCTACACCAACCACCCGCAGGGGATGGAGGCGGGGCTCGAGGCGGTCGACTACTACGACCCGCCGAACCTCACCTTCCCGTTCGGCAGCTACATC